ATTGAAAAAATTAAGCTTACTGCTGATTGCTTAGCGCCTACTGCTTCTCACCTGAAGGAATATATCCGCAATATTTCTAAAGCGAATCGGTAGTAATATTATGTGCAGAGTTCTTCCAGAGAAATTTCCTGGAGACATTCACGTTCTTCTTTTTCTTGTGCTTTTTTATCACGTTCGAATTTTTTTTGAGATGATTTTTTCTCAAGAATATCCGTAATCATGAGTGTGTATTGTTCCTCTTTCAGAATAGTGTAGGCATGGAGAAGTTCCTTTAAAATATCCTCCTCCATATCTTCTAAAATTGGGGTCCGTGCTTTTTTAAGAACAGAGAATACCTCTTCTGAAATTCTCTGAGTAAGACTCCTCATGATAATACTTTTTATTCCGTCATCAATTTCCTCTACCAGTCGAAGAATTTTTGTCATTGTCTCTTTTGAAGAAGACAAAAGAGCATCTACAATGTACTTTACAGACGAGGCATCTCCCAGTTTTGCAATAGCTATCGCAGCATGGAGACGAATATCTGCGTTCGGATGTTCCAGCATCTCTTTCAATTTTGAAATCTCTTCTTTAAGGGATATTTCCCCAACAGCGTACACCGCATTTACCACAACCTCTGGATCAGCGCTCCTCAGCATCTCATTGAGGCGCAGAAGAAGCCGCAGACGATATGGTATAAATTTCCAAAGAGCGATAAGCGCATTCGCCCGAACCATTGGATGGGGATCATCAAGACATTTTTCCAAATAATAAGCGCTAGAATAATCATGAAAAAGACTACAAACGTGTACGGCATCTGATCGAATTTTCGGATCTGAAGACTGAAGAAGTTCGAGAAGAAAAGGAACCACACTGCTCTTTTTTATATTTTTAAAAAGCAGTATCACCTCTGATTTGAGCTGTTTTGATGTACTTGTAAAAATCAGAGATTTCAGAGCTTCTACAACACGATACTCAGAAAACGTATCTGTTTCCGGAGTATTTGCAAGGTTGTCATAGCGTCCAATCGCCTGTACTGCAGCAAGCTGCACCTCCTTTTTTTCATGATGCAAAAACTTGAGAATTTCCGGAATTGCCATTGGGTCTCGAAGCATTCCGAGGGTTCTCAAAATTTTTATTTGTACTTCTGGTCTTTCTTTGCGGTACAAAAGTGATTTAATAAGGTGTGAAGTTGCGCTATCATGTCCATTTTGGGCTAAGATTTCAATGGCATCAAATTTTTCAGGAATATTTCCTTGTGTTTCCAAACTCTTTTTTGCCAGAAAAGTGTATTTTTTTCGGAGTTTGTAAGCCTCAAAAAACATGATGAGAAAAACGATCATAAGAGTTCCTGCAATGAGGTGATCACCCCATTCCTGAGGAAATATTTTTTGTATGAGGAGGAGGACAACTGTTCCCGCCATCATTCCCATCGGACGCGCAATCCCTTCCAGAAACTCTTTAGCAAGTTCCCGTACTTTTGGACGTAATGCATAAAATGAGGCGTTATAGGCATTTTTCTTGAGTCCTCCAATAATTTCATATGTTGCCTTTGCTCCAACCGCAGTAAAAAAGTTGTATCGAAAAAACATCGATACGGCGGCAAAAAATGAAGTGAGCGGATGGAGAAGAATGCTCCTCATGAGACCCAAGTGTTTGAGAACTCGACTCGCAAGAATAATTTCAGAAAGAAGAAACAAGACAGAAATGATAATCTGATAGGATCCGAATCCTTCAGCAAGAGCATCGACTTCTTGATAGGATTCTCCGAGATGTTTTGCGTTTTGGACAAATTCTAAATTAATTGCTTTTGTGAACTGAAATTCGATGAAATTAGATCCAAACCAATGGAGAAATATAACCACCAGAAGCCCTTTTAAAAAAGGAATATTTTTTACGTATTCGATCATTTCTTCAAATTCTTCTTTCTTTGAGTTTTTTTCACGAATGTGCGCCTTGGATTTTGGAATAGGAACTGGTCTCAGTTTTCTTTCGAGAAGCAAAAATATGGGAACAATAGCGCCCATAATTCCAGCCCACAAAACGAGAAGCTGTGAAACATGAAAACCAAAAAGAGAAATTCCTATCACGGCAATAAGTCCTGAAAAAAGCGTGCCGAGCGGTTCGGCGGATTCCACTATGGGAAATGTTCTCTCACTCTCAAGCGGACTAAAGAGCTCTTCAATAAAGAGAAGGAGCAAAATGTTCATTTGCCCCAAAAAAATGGAAAATGTTGCGAGGAGAAGGAGCCAAAACGTATTCACATTCTCCTGCAAAAAGAATGCAATTATGAGGAAAATGGCTCCAAGAAGGCTTGAAGTAAGAAAAAGTATATTTTTTGATACTTTTTTCAATATTTCAGAAAACAGCAGTGTTCCTGTTATGGCAAAAAGTGATTGTAAGATAAAGAGCATCGGTAAGCGGGGAATCCCATTTTTCTCTATAAAAAACACGGTAAGGAGCGTAAATCCCAAAACGGTAGCAATTTGAGTGAAAAATCTCAAAAACCAAGCAGAAACTACTCTGCCCCACTCGTGTTTTGCGAGGTTTAAAAGCCTGTTTACGAAGAATTGCCCGAAAAATGAAAGAATTTTTGTTTTTATCTGGTTTGGAAAAGGTTCCATCTATGTGACATTATAGCATATTTATATATTTTTGAAAACGAAATACTCCTGATTATTTTGGAAAGAAAAAGAACGTTGAGTAGAATAAAGCATGATATTTTCACACTTTTATCGGAATCAATGAAAATTCACTTTCATGGTGCTGCACATGGAGTTACCGGATCAAAACATCTCATTGAAATAAACGGGAAAAACATCTTGCTCGACTGTGGATTCTTTCAGGGGAAACGAAAGCTTTCGTATGAAATGAACAAGTATTTTTCATTCGACCCAAAATCAATTGATGCCATGATCCTTTCACATGCTCATATTGATCATTCCGGAAATATTCCTGGGCTTGTAAAGAATGGGTACACCAAGAAAATTTATTGCACTGACGCCACAAAAGACCTCACTCTGCTTATGCTTCTCGATTCTGCACACATCCAAGAAAGTGACGCTGAATTCTTCTTAAAGCACCAAAAAAGTCTCCAACCAGAAATCCCTATAGAACCGCTTTATACAATGGAAGATGCGGAAAAATCTAGCACGCTGCTTGTTGGGAAAAAATACCATGAGCGCTTTGAAGTTCTTCCCGGTATTTTTTGCACATTTTATGATGCCGGACATGTTCTTGGATCAGCTGTTATTCTTCTCGATTTTCTTGAAAATGGGAAAGAAAAACGCCTTATATTTACTGGTGATCTCGGGAGAGAAGGAAAAGTTATTTTGCGAGATCCTGAAGCCCCCGACTCAGCAAATTACATTATCACAGAAAGTACTTATGGAGATCGATTCCACGAGCCATTCCCAGAAATGCGAGGAGAAATGGGAAAGGTGGTTTCTGAAACAGCTCAAAAAGGAGGAAAAATTATTATTCCGTCCTTTTCTCTCGAACGAACACAAGAAATAGTGTACGACCTCCATATGCTCTACAAAGAAAATCGCACCCCAAAAATTCCTATTTACGTTGATTCCCCGCTTGCCACAAATCTCACAAAAATTTTTCAGTCGCATCCAGAATGTTATGACGAACAAACCCGAAAAGACTTTTTGAATGTGGCCGAGGATCCATTCCAATGCCTTGGATACTTAAAATACACTCGTTCAGTCGATGAATCAAAGGCTCTGAATTTTCATCAGGGACCATGCATTATTATCTCGGCATCAGGAATGTGCGAAGCTGGACGAATTCGTCATCATCTCAGAAATAGCGTAGAAGACCCAAAAAACACCATTCTTATCGTGGGATATCAAGCAGAACACACATTAGGAAGGAGAATTGTTGAGCGAAGACCTTTCATCAAAGTATTTGGAGAAATGCTGAGGCTCCGTGCAGACGTAAAAATTCTCAATGGATACTCAGGGCATGGTGATGCAAATGACCTTGTTTCCTTTATTCAAAAAGTTAATGGTCTTTCCTGCATTTTTATTGTACATGGAGAAATATCTCAAAGCGAAGGGCTCTTAAAACGCCTCCGGAAAGTGAATCCAAAATGGATAATAGAAATCCCCAAAATGGGAGATGTTCTTGATCCAGAGACACTCTTAAGTAGTGTATAAATCCAAATTTACGAGTGAAGAGCGTCTTTTGCTGGAACATATTTTTCTATCATTTGCAGATCTTTCGCGACGGATTCATAAGTGATATGACCACGGTAGGTATTGAGTCCTTTCAAAAAGTGCGCATCTGCGAGAAGCGCCTTTTCTCCTCCTTGATTTGCAAGTTTTTCAATATAGGGAAGCGTCGCACTGGTGAGTGCCTGTGTAGATTGATGTGCCACTTGTCCCGGCATATTTGCAACACAACAATAAATTTTCCCATCCAGTTCAAAAATAGGCTTGCTGTGCGTTGTCGCTTTTGATCCCCAAACGCAACCTCCTTGGTCAATAGACACATCTACAACCACTGACCCTTCTTTCATCAGGTGAATCTGCTCTTCCGAAACTACTTTTGGAGCACGAGTTCCGGCAACAAGCACTCCTCCAATGAGAAGATCTGCCTCTGCCAAAGCCGCACATGCAACTTTATGTTCTGGTTTTTCAAAAGTGACGTTTTTTGAGAGATGTTCTCCGAGATACGCCTTTACCTCTTTTTCTGCCTCACGAAGAGAGATCTCATTAATGTCAAAAAGTGTTACCAAACTTCCGAGTCCTGCAGCTGATTTTGTAGCTGTTTTTCCGACAATTCCTGCGCCATAGACCACAACCCTTGCACGACTTGTATTCTTTATTTCTCCAAGAGTCTTTCCTCTTCCCCCATATTTTCTTTGCAAATATTCCGCTCCATATTGCACGGAAAGCACTCCTGCAATTTCACTCATGGGCGAGAGAAGCGGGAGTTTTCCATGTGTGTCTTCTACCGTTTCATAGGCAATTCCTGATATTTCGCATTCGAGAAGCCTCTCTGTAAGAGCCTTCGGAGCAGCAGAAAGATGGAGATACGTAAACAGCGTTTTTCCATTCATATGACCGAGCAACGGGTATTCTGATTCCAGTGGCTCTTTTACCTTCACGAGAATATCAACTGCAGGAACTATTTCTTCAGGCGTTATTCTTATTTCGGCTCCAGCTGCAATATATTCGTGATCATGAAAACCAGCGCCTTTTCCTGCATGTCTTTGTACAAAAACACGGTGACCATCCTCTACTAATTTCTTCACTCCTTCAGGAGTAATGCCGACTCGATTTTCATTATCCTTAATCTCAGCAATTGTTCCAATAATTTTAGGAGAACTCATGGGGAAAATAATAAAAGAATAAAAATTACTCGAAGTAAAGTTCGCCGAGATTGTAGAAGGAAAATTGCCAAAAAAACAAGAAAAAATAAAAAGAAATTCTCTTGCATTTTTTAAAAAAACTCAGAAGAATGAGGCGCACATCCTTGGAGCATCACGTTTTGGACCTGTAGCTCAGTTGGTTAGAGCGCACGACTGATAATCGTGAGGTCGGAAGTTCAAGTCTTCCCAGGTCCACCATTCGACTCGTCCGCCTTAGGCGGACTCGCTCATGGTCTTCGACCAAGATGAAATAGTTGTGGAAAA
This sequence is a window from Candidatus Peregrinibacteria bacterium. Protein-coding genes within it:
- a CDS encoding MFS transporter, whose product is MEPFPNQIKTKILSFFGQFFVNRLLNLAKHEWGRVVSAWFLRFFTQIATVLGFTLLTVFFIEKNGIPRLPMLFILQSLFAITGTLLFSEILKKVSKNILFLTSSLLGAIFLIIAFFLQENVNTFWLLLLATFSIFLGQMNILLLLFIEELFSPLESERTFPIVESAEPLGTLFSGLIAVIGISLFGFHVSQLLVLWAGIMGAIVPIFLLLERKLRPVPIPKSKAHIREKNSKKEEFEEMIEYVKNIPFLKGLLVVIFLHWFGSNFIEFQFTKAINLEFVQNAKHLGESYQEVDALAEGFGSYQIIISVLFLLSEIILASRVLKHLGLMRSILLHPLTSFFAAVSMFFRYNFFTAVGAKATYEIIGGLKKNAYNASFYALRPKVRELAKEFLEGIARPMGMMAGTVVLLLIQKIFPQEWGDHLIAGTLMIVFLIMFFEAYKLRKKYTFLAKKSLETQGNIPEKFDAIEILAQNGHDSATSHLIKSLLYRKERPEVQIKILRTLGMLRDPMAIPEILKFLHHEKKEVQLAAVQAIGRYDNLANTPETDTFSEYRVVEALKSLIFTSTSKQLKSEVILLFKNIKKSSVVPFLLELLQSSDPKIRSDAVHVCSLFHDYSSAYYLEKCLDDPHPMVRANALIALWKFIPYRLRLLLRLNEMLRSADPEVVVNAVYAVGEISLKEEISKLKEMLEHPNADIRLHAAIAIAKLGDASSVKYIVDALLSSSKETMTKILRLVEEIDDGIKSIIMRSLTQRISEEVFSVLKKARTPILEDMEEDILKELLHAYTILKEEQYTLMITDILEKKSSQKKFERDKKAQEKEERECLQEISLEELCT
- the ald gene encoding alanine dehydrogenase; the protein is MSSPKIIGTIAEIKDNENRVGITPEGVKKLVEDGHRVFVQRHAGKGAGFHDHEYIAAGAEIRITPEEIVPAVDILVKVKEPLESEYPLLGHMNGKTLFTYLHLSAAPKALTERLLECEISGIAYETVEDTHGKLPLLSPMSEIAGVLSVQYGAEYLQRKYGGRGKTLGEIKNTSRARVVVYGAGIVGKTATKSAAGLGSLVTLFDINEISLREAEKEVKAYLGEHLSKNVTFEKPEHKVACAALAEADLLIGGVLVAGTRAPKVVSEEQIHLMKEGSVVVDVSIDQGGCVWGSKATTHSKPIFELDGKIYCCVANMPGQVAHQSTQALTSATLPYIEKLANQGGEKALLADAHFLKGLNTYRGHITYESVAKDLQMIEKYVPAKDALHS
- a CDS encoding MBL fold metallo-hydrolase — its product is MKIHFHGAAHGVTGSKHLIEINGKNILLDCGFFQGKRKLSYEMNKYFSFDPKSIDAMILSHAHIDHSGNIPGLVKNGYTKKIYCTDATKDLTLLMLLDSAHIQESDAEFFLKHQKSLQPEIPIEPLYTMEDAEKSSTLLVGKKYHERFEVLPGIFCTFYDAGHVLGSAVILLDFLENGKEKRLIFTGDLGREGKVILRDPEAPDSANYIITESTYGDRFHEPFPEMRGEMGKVVSETAQKGGKIIIPSFSLERTQEIVYDLHMLYKENRTPKIPIYVDSPLATNLTKIFQSHPECYDEQTRKDFLNVAEDPFQCLGYLKYTRSVDESKALNFHQGPCIIISASGMCEAGRIRHHLRNSVEDPKNTILIVGYQAEHTLGRRIVERRPFIKVFGEMLRLRADVKILNGYSGHGDANDLVSFIQKVNGLSCIFIVHGEISQSEGLLKRLRKVNPKWIIEIPKMGDVLDPETLLSSV